From one Anopheles bellator chromosome 1, idAnoBellAS_SP24_06.2, whole genome shotgun sequence genomic stretch:
- the LOC131215148 gene encoding ATP-dependent DNA helicase Q1-like, with protein MDILLSLTEEELASEANHIAQKLESVEQKLSRLESQRAKLLELKETIEHVRVRKESQKISLQDWEKEDFGWSASVRKVLKEVFHLNDFRAQQLQTINALLSGHDVLLLAPTGGGKSLCYQLPALVTDGLTVVISPLISLMEDQIWSLQKLNISANLLCSSTERSEVSRVLKDFSSASKPSLKLLYVTPERMAKSKRFMSALQKCYKFGHLDRFAIDEVHCCSQWGHDFRSDYKYLGVLKELFPKVPLLGVTATATAKVTEDVQKMLRIQNSIMFVATFNRPNLYYHVLEKPSSKMVQYELLASLLLKRFRKQSGIVYTFSIKDAEDISSELNERGLKVAAYHANLQCATRTQIHHLWVTNRLQAVVATVAFGMGIDKPDVRFVIHHTLSKSMDNFYQETGRAGRDGQRAECILLYHFADMFRISTMMFEEYTGLKNAYSMVEYCINTSECRRKLIGQHFSAVWGPSDCNEMCDRCANRDTAVPREIDALPYLKELCKIIDRSEQYQTKITPLKLVDAWLHKGPVKLRLDTPAPFISRGVAEQIVAFLILHDYLKEDFVYTPYSTLSYITRGNKKLPPSTEQLPVRPDGE; from the exons ATGGATATACTTTTATCTTTAACCGAAGAAGAGCTAGCTTCAGAAGCGAATCACATCGCACAAAAGCTGGAAAGTGTCGAACAGAAGCTCTCTCGTTTGGAATCCCAGCGGGCCAAATTATTGGAATTGAAAGAAACCATCGAGCACGTGCGCGTCCGCAAGGAATCGCAAAAAATCTCACTGCAGGATTGGGAAAAGGAAGACTTTGGCTGGTCGGCAAGCGTTCGGAAGGTTCTAAAGGAGGTTTTTCACTTGAACGATTTCCGAGCACAGCAGCTACAAACAATCAATGCGCTCCTCTCCGGACACGATGTACTACTGCTGGCACCTACCGGGGGTGGTAAAAGCCTGTGCTACCAGTTACCGGCTCTCGTTACCGATGGACTGACCGTGGTGATCTCGCCATTGATTTCCTTGATGGAAGATCAAATCTGGTCTCTCCAGAAGCTAAACATTTCAGCAAACCTGCTGTGCAGTTCCACCGAAAGGTCTGAAGTTAGTCGAGTGCTAAAAGATTTTAGCAGTGCATCGAAACCTAGTCTCAAGTTACTCTACGTGACACCGGAGCGGATGGCAAAGAGCAAACGGTTCATGTCGGCCCTCCAAAAGTGCTATAAGTTTGGCCATCTTGACCGGTTCGCGATCG ATGAAGTACACTGCTGTTCACAATGGGGTCACGACTTTCGATCAGACTACAAGTACCTCGGAGTGCTGAAAGAGTTGTTCCCAAAGGTGCCCCTACTTGGCGtgacggcaacggcaacagcaaaGGTTACGGAAGATGTGCAGAAAATGTTGCGCATCCAGAACTCGATTATGTTTGTGGCCACCTTCAATCGCCCGAATCTGTACTATCACGTTCTGGAGAAACCGTCTAGCAAGATGGTGCAGTACGAACTGTTGGCCAGCTTGCTGCTGAAGCGTTTCCGTAAGCAAAGCGGTATCGTGTATACATTTTCTATAAAGGATGCTGAGGATATCAGCAGTGAACTTAACGAGCGTGGCCTCAAGGTGGCAGCATACCACGCCAATTTGCAGTGTGCCACGCGAACACAAATCCATCACCTGTGGGTCACGAACAGATTGCAGGCGGTGGTTGCGACGGTCGCATTCGGAATGGGCATCGATAAGCCGGACGTGCGGTTCGTGATCCATCACACGCTGAGCAAGAGTATGGATAACTTTTACCAGGAGACTGGCCGCGCCGGACGGGATGGACAGCGGGCGGAATGCATTCTGCTGTACCACTTTGCCGACATGTTCCGCATCTCCACGATGATGTTTGAGGAGTACACTGGGTTGAAGAATGCGTACTCGATGGTGGAATACTGCATCAACACGAGCGA GTGCCGGCGAAAACTTATTGGCCAACATTTCTCCGCAGTGTGGGGACCGAGTGACTGCAACGAAATGTGCGACCGGTGTGCCAATCGCGATACGGCTGTTCCGCGGGAGATTGACGCACTGCCGTATCTGAAGGAGCTGTGCAAGATTATCGACCGCTCCGAGCAGTACCAAACGAAGATAACTCCCCTGAAGTTGGTTGACGCGTGGTTGCACAAAGGACCGGTGAAACTTCGTCTGGACACACCGGCTCCGTTCATTAGTCGTGGTGTGGCGGAGCAGATCGTAGCATTTCTGATATTGCACGACTATCTAAAGGAGGACTTTGTTTACACACCGTACTCAACACTTAGCTACATCACGAGAGGCAACAAAAAGCTACCACCCAGTACTGAACAGTTGCCAGTTCGTCCCG ATGGTGAATAA
- the LOC131209821 gene encoding UPF0545 protein C22orf39 homolog — protein MTIHEAASTIKPKTPEEEEVFKNLWSIRPCYLYNEEYDDCTSIKARFHQYFIHGESIDCNQWKRDYDNCTRFEKNPTDTKSALELIQSEASRREERMRAHYSNNVWTKRTAPPEDWSKPLPEHMQKEYEGSYLAAKSKELRGGPHTADSDSFSCSIM, from the exons ATGACCATTCACGAAGCAGCTTCAACGATCAAACCCAAAACGCCGGAGGAAGAGGAAGTGTTTAAAAATCTGTGGTCG ATACGACCGTGTTACTTATATAATGAGGAGTACGACGACTGCACCAGCATCAAAGCCCGCTTTCATCAGTATTTCATCCACGGTGAATCGATCGACTGCAACCAGTGGAAGCGCGATTACGACAATTGCACACGCTTTGAGAAGAATCCCACCGACACGAAGAGTGCTTTGGAGCTGATACAAAGTGAGGCGAGCCGGCGGGAGGAACGCATGCGGGCCCACTACAGCAATAACGTGTGGACCAAACGCACGGCACCACCCGAAGATTGGTCAAAACCACTGCCGGAACATATGCAAAAGGAGTATGAAGGATCGTATCTCGCTGCGAAATCCAAAGAACTTCGCGGAGGACCGCACACGGCGGACAGTGATAGTTTTTCTTGCTCGATTATGTGA
- the LOC131205696 gene encoding recQ-mediated genome instability protein 1-like, with amino-acid sequence MIQNENSRVQHVKLRFAREFNIKVIDDWLTGCVSFCLEENPGTSNEDLFQFAFSQWLLADLNEIGVSMLPPGFNGKTEKQVLNGTFPVQLHQLIDIAESAYDQWRNMHDKKLDEADDEVQMRKSQATHTKKRRMLKLTLTDGKQTFCAVEHNPIKCLTTKLAPGVKLLLTGPLRSVNSVVFLEPKNVRVLGGELDVLLISNAYENVLLRAMNKAITQNPKIDYEEADVVENRGRPNSHSHIKPITMGSRSVQGEGKVHRKSPRVAVDDEDDDSLLLAVDLDSIEGSQPRSSVGGGSKPEQVPAISTLMDDDEMEQLVHLIEDPCEPEIMNHQVSSTRHSQSSPVQSKPSLKPPPRPVEPDEEDIDMMNMLEDQIQNELRDFQPPPFLEEPEELELPQAKKTRLVSDYPAPPVSEVPRETANNTATLWEAREAEENSATISTPSQASKKFNDFSASCVFEDSLDCLELHDAPETSTPPTSILSPAYPFRIEGTSLSTIEQIVALTESERAGASFVVYGEVSDVIERPRIRQQVWHLGLMLTDHSLPMLSVQLHTTVTQSLVRTEHDPGALMRMNRTDREGALQFLGTILAELNEVLQEIKCFWLVVYPRPGASASDLPTVTETYRMNDERGAVLRDKIVKENCSQLRQML; translated from the exons ATGATCCAAAACGAGAATAGTCGCGTACAGCATGTGAAGCTGCGGTTTGCCCGGGAGTTCAACATCAAAGTAATCGACGACTGGCTCACTGGATGtgtatcgttttgtttggaAGAAAACCCCGGAACGTCCAACGAGGATCTGTTCCAGTTCGCGTTCAGCCAATGGTTATTGGCAGACCTTAACGAAATCGGGGTGTCGATGCTACCACCGGGATTTAATGGAAAAACCGAGAAGCAAGTGCTGAATGGCACATTTCCCGTCCAATTGCACCAGTTGATCGACATCG CCGAATCTGCTTACGATCAGTGGAGAAACATGCACGATAAAAAATTGGACGAAGCCGACGACGAAGTGCAGATGCGAAAAAGTCAAGCGACGCACACCAAAAA GCGCCGAATGCTGAAGCTTACCCTTacggatggaaaacaaacgttCTGTGCTGTGGAACACAACCCAATAAAGTGTCTTACCACAAAGCTAGCCCCGGGTGTGAAGCTACTTCTAACGGGTCCGCTACGCAGCGTCAACAGTGTGGTGTTTCTGGAGCCCAAAAATGTGCGTGTCCTCGGAGGTGAACTGGATGTTTTGCTCATCAGTAACGCGTACGAAAATGTGCTTCTTCGAGCTATGAACAAAGCCATCACACAGAATCCCAAGATCGACTACGAAGAAGCGGATGTGGTTGAGAACCGTGGCCGACCtaacagccacagccacatcAAGCCAATCACGATGGGTAGCCGTTCGGTTcagggcgaaggaaaagtaCACAGAAAATCGCCACGGGTCGCTGTtgatgacgaggacgacgattcCTTGCTGCTGGCTGTCGATCTGGACTCGATAGAAGGGAGCCAACCACGGAGTTctgttggtggtggaagcAAACCAGAGCAAGTGCCGGCCATAAGTACACTGATGGATGATGACGAAATGGAACAGCTGGTGCATCTGATCGAAGATCCGTGTGAACCGGAAATCATGAACCATCAAGTATCCTCCACTCGACATTCGCAATCCTCACCGGTGCAGTCCAAACCATCCTTGAAGCCACCACCGCGTCCCGTGGAACCAGATGAAGAAGACATTGACATGATGAACATGTTAGAGGATCAGATTCAAAACGAGCTGCGCGAttttcaaccaccaccgttctTGGAAGAACCGGAAGAACTTGAACTTCCGCAAGCAAAGAAAACTCGTTTGGTCAGCGATTATCCAGCACCCCCCGTATCAGAGGTACCTCGTGAAACGGCCAACAACACTGCTACACTGTGGGAAGCTcgggaagcggaagaaaattcTGCGACCATTTCCACCCCGTCCCAGGCCAGTAAAAAATTCAACGATTTCAGCGCCTCGTGTGTCTTCGAAGACAGCCTGGACTGTTTGGAGTTACATGATGCGCCCGAAACAAGCACACCGCCAACCAGTATCCTGTCCCCAGCCTATCCATTCCGTATCGAGGGAACGAGCTTGAGTACGATCGAGCAGATCGTGGCACTCacggagagcgagcgagcaggcGCAAGCTTCGTCGTGTACGGGGAAGTGAGTGATGTTATCGAGAGGCCACGCATACGTCAGCAGGTATGGCACTTGGGTCTGATGCTAACGGATCATTCGCTCCCGATGCTGTCCGTCCAGCTGCACACTACCGTGACTCAATCGTTGGTACGCACCGAGCACGATCCTGGTGCGCTGATGCGgatgaaccgaaccgatcgagaGGGCGCCCTTCAGTTTCTCGGCACGATACTGGCCGAACTGAATGAGGTGCTACAGGAGATCAAATGTTTTTGGCTCGTTGTCTACCCGAGGCCAGGTGCTTCCGCGTCCGATCTGCCAACGGTGACGGAGACGTACCGAATGAATGATGAACGTGGAGCTGTTTTGCGGGACAAGATTGTCAAGGAGAACTGTAGTCAGCTAAGGCAAATGTTGTAG
- the LOC131205250 gene encoding zinc finger protein 177-like, which produces MIACTQCGKMIVRSNISKHLATHNPDRPKKSCSHCKKTFKDSQLLNVHINSHHTFERKYECDVCGVAYLRPNSLREHKLSRHSVEARYECKDCGMKFSNFSKKRHHYIAEHTTARPFACQYCDKTYKFKCDLTVHTRTHTGEKPFSCDICKKTFSKSYNVVIHKKSHHS; this is translated from the exons ATGATTGCGTGCACACAGTGTGGGAAGATGATAGTGCGCAGTAACATAAGCAAGCACCTGGCCACGCACAATCCGGACCGTCCCAAGAAGAGCTGTTCGCACTGTAAAAAGACTTTCAAAGATTCGCAACTCCTAAACGTACACATTAACAGTCATCACACTTTCGAAAGAAAGTACGAATGCGATGTGTGCGGAGTCGCCTACCTTAGGCCGAACTCTCTGCGAGAGCACAAGCTTTCAAGACATTCCGTGGAGGCACGGTACGAGTGCAAGGATTGTGGCATGaagttttccaacttttccaAAAAAAGACATCATTACATTGCGGAGCACACGACTGCAAGACCTTTCGCTTGCCAGTACTGTGACAAGACTTACAAGTTTAA GTGTGATCTAACTGTCCACACTAGGACCCATACCGGCGAAAAACCCTTCTCGTGTGACATCTGTAAAAAGACATTCAGTAAAAGCTATAACGTTGTTATACATAAGAAATCCCATCACAGTTAG
- the LOC131216579 gene encoding uncharacterized protein LOC131216579 — MANASSAKKARPTINVAIHPNSVTPPTNGGTSASDGEYKFIFYDEIAQIMRGYGDCEKPLRESVILVEKIVLQQLRGIMQEAIDHAMSRPNSPTLSRRDFEYIMRNNQVRVARMQKYFRDMAMMKKRLRDMYGDRFSHLHLGANSEPSDDDSDREAQEKKDEEKVRRLVRADHISQFLSGKQYEEFNFARRTSFMHRNAETMKSRMRAWLNIPEDVNITQSCLLTLAYLAHETIAVLVDFCILTRLNSSNRVVEPYSRITSSGKSHNMLHLCSEVTQGRGLDGVKPITPQEIHEAMRRHRQMATRSSGRYRNALNFKAPYLAM; from the exons ATGGCAAATGCGAGCTCAGCCAAAAAAGCACGTCCCACAATCAATGTGGCGATACACCCGAACTCCGTTACTCCACCCACAAACGGGGGAACCAGTGCGTCCGATGGCGAGTATAAGTTCATTTTCTACGACGAGATAGCGCAAATCATGCGCGGTTATGGTGACTGTGAAAAACCGCTACGAGAGTCCGTGATTCTCGTGGAGAAAATAGTGCTCCAGCAACTTCGGGGCATCATGCAGGAAGCGATCGACCATGCGATGTCGCGCCCAAACTCGCCTACGCTTTCGCGGCGCGACTTTGAGTACATCATGCGCAACAATCAGGTCCGCGTGGCCCGAATGCAGAAGTACTTTCGTGACATGGCCATGATGAAAAAGCGGCTGCGAGACATGTACGGCGATCGGTTCTCGCATCTTCATCTCGGGGCCAACTCGGAACCATCCGATGACGACTCGGATCGGGAGGCGCAGGAAAAGAAAGACGAGGAGAAGGTGCGCCGGTTGGTTCGTGCGGATCACATCTCGCAATTCCTGTCCGGCAAACAGTACGAGGAGTTTAACTTTGCGCGCCGCACTTCCTTCATGCACCGCAACGCGGAAACAATGAAAAGCCGGATGCGAGCATGGCTCAACATCCCGGAGGATGTAAACATCACGCAGAGCTGCCTGCTAACGTTGGCCTACTTGGCCCATGAAACTATTGCGGTGCTCGTAGACTTCTGTATCCTCACGCGGCTCAACTCTTCCAACCGGGTCGTCGAACCATACAGTCGAATTACTTCATCAG GAAAGTCCCACAATATGCTCCACCTCTGCTCGGAAGTTACGCAAGGAAGAGGCCTCGACGGAGTGAAACCGATCACGCCCCAGGAAATTCACGAAGCAATGCGGCGACACAGGCAAATGGCTACGAGAAGCTCCGGTCGCTATCGGAATGCTCTCAATTTCAAAGCCCCTTACTTGGCAATGTAA
- the LOC131209810 gene encoding zinc finger protein 100-like, with the protein MSNSNCICRLCMAEGVEPESDFELLNQNEDLQQIIRSFTTVEVILNTNCQYFICSDCHSALQGFQAFRDRCIINDEIFRHKYRSHSEQPSNTSYDSYELKAMSNSFDSDQLPHKVEEIIIEPAEDTYQEESEGGEYSPTVNRQQAPTKRSRNKAVPTVTKSNKLPCIQCGKMIARNNMKQHLLTHDPDRPKVVCSYCGKSFKDPARMQLHVNSNHTLEKKYPCEICGKTYLRPNSLRDHIKTKHTNDKQYECSECGILFNNWAKRWHHFKKEHTTAKPFACTYCDWAFKFKGDLTLHIRKHTGEKPFKCDICGKAFNKSYNVVIHKKSHRNVVRKDA; encoded by the exons ATGAGCAATAGCAACTGCATTTGTCGCCTTTGTATGGCTGAAGGAGTGGAGCCCGAATCCGATTTTGAACTTTTAAACCAAAACGAAGATTTGCAGCAAATCATTCGTTCATTCACCACTGTTGAG GTAATTTTGAACACCAACTGCCAGTACTTCATCTGCTCGGATTGCCACAGTGCTTTGCAGGGCTTTCAAGCATTTAGAGATCGCTGTATTATAAATGACGAAATTTTTCGACACAAATATCGCAGCCATTCTGAGCAACCCTCCAATACATCTTACGACTCTTATGAGTTGAAAGCGATGAGTAATTCGTTCGATAGCGATCAACTGCCCCATAAGGTGGAAGAGATAATCATTGAACCAGCCGAGGACACATATCAGGAGGAGTCCGAAGGTGGCGAATATTCCCCAACGGTCAACCGGCAACAGGCTCCGACGAAACGGAGCAGAAATAAAGCTGTGCCGACAGTCACCAAAAGCAACAAGCTTCCATGTATTCAATGTGGCAAAATGATTGCCcgaaacaacatgaaacaacatCTGTTAACACACGATCCTGACCGGCCCAAAGTGGTCTGCTCGTACTGCGGAAAATCATTCAAAGATCCGGCGCGAATGCAGTTACACGTCAACAGTAACCACACGTTGGAGAAGAAATATCCCTGTGAAATTTGCGGAAAGACGTACCTTCGGCCGAATTCACTACGAGAtcatataaaaacgaaacacaccaACGACAAACAGTACGAGTGCAGCGAATGTGGCATATTGTTCAACAACTGGGCCAAACGGTGGCACCATTTCAAGAAAGAACACACAACTGCAAAACCGTTTGCCTGCACGTACTGCGATTGGGCGTTTAAGTTCAA GGGAGATCTAACGTTACACATCCGCAAGCACACAGGAGAGAAGCCCTTCAAATGTGACATCTGTGGAAAGGCCTTCAACAAGAGCTATAACGTGGTGATACACAAGAAATCGCATCGGAACGTTGTGCGAAAAGACGCATAG